The stretch of DNA CCCAAACTACCCCCTTGGCAAAATTTTTTAGAAATAGTTGTTGATGGCATTTATCAACACATTGCAGAAGTCACCCAACAGGAACCGGAACCCTATCTTGCTTTTGTGGGTACTTTATTTTTATTCATTTTAACGGCTAACTTATTAACTGTAGTTCCCGGTTATCAAGCTCCCACTGGCTCCCTTTCAACCACCACTGCTTTGGCGATCGCCGTATTTATTGCGGTGCCGATCTACGGAATCCGTCAGCGGGGAATTTTAGGGTATCTCAAAAGTTATCTCCAGCCGACGCCGATTATGTTGCCCTTTCAAATCATTGGTGAATTTTCCCGAACTTTAGCCCTGGCCGTGCGTCTTTTTGGCAATATTATGAGTGGAAACCTTTTGGCGGCAATTTTATTAGCCCTTGTCCCGTTATTTGTACCTGTGGCGATGAATTTATTGGGACTTGTATTTGGGGTCATTCAAGCCTATGTGTTTGCGATTTTAGCCTTGGTTTACATTGCTTCTGCCGCGACGGTGCAGGAGAAAAAACAAAGTATTTCGATGGAGGAAAATTCATGAGTGATCTCGCATTAATCGGCTCGGTGGCGATGGTGACCGCTGGTATTACCATTGCCATTGGTTCCATTGGCCCGGCCCTAGGGGAAGGCATGGCCGTAGCCAGGGCTTTGGGGGCGATCGCCCAACAACCTGACAAGGCCAATATGATTACCCGCACTCTATTTGTGGGCCTCGCGATGGTGGAATCAACGGCGATTTATTGCTTGGTGGTGTCGATGATTTTGCTGTTTGTCAATCCATTCTGGAACTATTTTCTCAACCAGGGGGGTTAACGGTGTTAATTGACTGGTTTACGGTGTTTGCCCAAATCCTCAACTTTGTCATTTTGCTGGGGTTGTTGCGCTGGTTTTTGTACAAGCCCATTTTGCAGGTGATGGCCAAGCGTCAGGCCCAACTCGCCGAACAATGGCAAACGGCCACGGATCTCCAAGCCCAGGCCCACCAAGCCCTAGAACAATATCATCAAGAACAACAGTCACTCCAAGCGCAACGGGCTTCATTTTTGGCGGCAGCGCGGGCAGCAGCAGATGAGGAGCGACAACGGCAATTACTAACCCTGCGTGAGGATATCCAAGCGCAACGGGAAGCTTGGGAAGCGGATCTGCACCAGGAACAGAGGGCTTTTTTCCATACGCTCCGGCAACAGGTCAGCCAACAGGTGGTGGCGATCGCCCGGCAAGCCCTCCGGGATTTGGCGAATGCCACTCTCGAACAACAGGTGGTGGCGCGTTTTTGTGAACAACTGCAACACCTTTCTCCGGCCCAACGGCAACAGATCAATCATTTAGAAACCCCACCAGAAGCTGTCTTTATCCGGACAGCGTTCCCCCTGGATGTGACCCACCAAGCGCAAATCAAACAAAGTCTTGCTACTACTTTAGAGCTTGACGGAACGCCTATTCATTTTGTCACGGTGCCGGAGTTGGGCTGTGGCATTGAACTGAAACTGGCTGGCCAAGAAATCGTTTGGGGTCTTGATCCCTATCTCGATCAACTCGAACAAACCCTGGCGATCGCCACTCGTTAATACCCTGAATTTTTTGACCCACTGCTCACCATGGAACCCCTGGCCCAATCTCTCCAAGGCACTTACACAGAAGCCTTACAGCAAATTCAGCAAACCCTGGCAACCTTTCCGGCCCAACTGACATTCCGGGAAACGGGGGTTGTGGAATCTGTCCGGCCCGGCATCGCCAGAGTGAAGGGGTTGCCCAACGTCCAAGCCGATGAATTGGTTTATTTTTCGCGCTCCAGTGCTGGGGGTGAACCGCTGCTGGGGATTGCCTTTAACCTCGATCCCGATGAAGTGGGCGTAATTTTGCTAGGAGATAGCCACGCCCTCCAGGCAGGGGATGAGGTCTATCGCACCGAAAGGGTGATGGATGTGCCCGTGGGAGAAGTGCTGCTGGGGCGGGTGTTAACCGTGCTGGGGCAACCTTTGGATGGTCGAGGTGCCCTCAAAGCGGTGGAATGGAAACCCGTCGAACGGGAGGCCGCCGCAATTTTGGACCGCGCCCCGGTAACGGTGCCTTTGCAGACAGGGCTGAAAGTGGTAGATGCCCTGATTCCCATTGGTCGGGGACAGCGGGAACTGATCATTGGCGATCGCCAGACAGGAAAAACCACCATCGCCATCGATACGATCCTCAACCAAAAAGACCAGGATGTGATTTGTCTCTACTGTGCCATCGGTCAACGGTCAGCGGCGATCGCCAAGGTGATTGCGACCCTCCGGGAACAGGGGGCCATGGATTACACCATCGTGATTGTGGCGGCGGGCCAGGATCCCCTCGGACTGCAATACATTACCCCCTATGGCGCGACGACGATGGCGGAATATTTTATGGAACAGGGGCGCGATGTGCTGATCGTTTATGATGACTTGACCCACCACGCCCGCACCTACCGTGAACTCTCCCTTTTGTTGCGACGACCACCGGGGCGCGAGGCCTATCCTGGGGACATTTTTTACCTCCATTCGCGGCTTTTGGAACGGGCAACCCATCTGGCAGAAGCTTTGGGGGGCGGCTCCCTGACTGCTTTGCCGATTATCGAAACCCAAGCCCAAAATCTTTCGGCCTATATCCCCACCAATTTAATTTCCATTACCGATGGCCAAATTTATCTCTCACCAGAGCTATTTCAAAAGAGTATTTTCCCAGCGGTGGATGTGGGTAAATCCGTGTCCCGGGTTGGTGGGAAAACCCAACTGGCCGCCTACCAAGCTGTTTCTGGGGCGCTGCGCCTCGCCTATGCCCAATTCCAAGAGGTCGAAGTATTTGCCCGGTTTGGGACGCAACTGGATGAACAAACCAAACAAACTCTCCAACGGGGGAAACGCATCCGGGAGGTGCTCAAACAAAACCAAAGTCAACTCCTGACGGCGGCAGCCCAAATTGCCATTTTGATCGCCGTCACCCAAGGTTTATTAGACCACGTGGCCCTAGAAGAAATCTCAACGGTAGAACAAAAATTAGCCCAGGCGATCGCCCAAGAATTACCCGACCTTGTGGAACGCATTCAATATTCCCATCCCCTCACCGAGGCCGATCAAACCCTCCTTTTGGAAACCCTCCAAGCCGCCATCAAAACCTAAGCAATGCACACCCTCGAATCCCTGCGCAACACCATCAACAGTATCGAAGATCTCCGGGCCGTTGTCCGCACCATGAAAGCCTTGGCCATGGTTAGCATTCGGCAATATGAACAGGCCCGCACGGCTCTCCAAGATTACAACCACAGCCTCGACCTAGGTTTTCAAGCCCTGCTCCAGCATCGGCGTTTTGCAGAAACCGATCTTGATCAGCCGTTGCCCTTGGTTAGCAATGCCCAACAGGGAAAAGTGGGGTTGATTTTGTTTGGCTCTAACCATGGTCTGTGTGGTCAATTTAACGAACAGCTTGCCACCTATGCTCTGCAAGCTTGCCAACAACGGCATCTGACAACTGCTGATTATGCTTTGGCTACCGTCGGCGATCGCCTTTTGCCCTATTTACAGTCTTTAAATCACCCCCACCACACAACCTTCCGACTGCCCAATTCCCTCGCAGGAACGCCCCGCTTGATCCAAAACCTCCTCGCCTTGATTGATCAATGGTATTTCGAGGCCGAAACATCACCCGTTCGCCAGATTCTCTTGATCTATCATCAATCCCAATCCAAGACCCTTTACCAGCCCGTCACCCGACAACTATTACCCCTAGACCGTCAATGGCTCCGGGAAATGGGCGATCGCCCCTGGCAATCCACCGCCTTCCCCCTCCTCAATGGCCCCTGGGCACCTACTTTTTCGGGTGTTGTCCGCCAATACCTTTTTTTAAGCCTGTACCGTGC from Picosynechococcus sp. PCC 7002 encodes:
- a CDS encoding F0F1 ATP synthase subunit A, with the translated sequence MQITPDNIIFYQYQFVVINATLVYTWLTMALLVIGAAWVTKKLVVRPKLPPWQNFLEIVVDGIYQHIAEVTQQEPEPYLAFVGTLFLFILTANLLTVVPGYQAPTGSLSTTTALAIAVFIAVPIYGIRQRGILGYLKSYLQPTPIMLPFQIIGEFSRTLALAVRLFGNIMSGNLLAAILLALVPLFVPVAMNLLGLVFGVIQAYVFAILALVYIASAATVQEKKQSISMEENS
- a CDS encoding F0F1 ATP synthase subunit C encodes the protein MSDLALIGSVAMVTAGITIAIGSIGPALGEGMAVARALGAIAQQPDKANMITRTLFVGLAMVESTAIYCLVVSMILLFVNPFWNYFLNQGG
- a CDS encoding F0F1 ATP synthase subunit B; the protein is MLIDWFTVFAQILNFVILLGLLRWFLYKPILQVMAKRQAQLAEQWQTATDLQAQAHQALEQYHQEQQSLQAQRASFLAAARAAADEERQRQLLTLREDIQAQREAWEADLHQEQRAFFHTLRQQVSQQVVAIARQALRDLANATLEQQVVARFCEQLQHLSPAQRQQINHLETPPEAVFIRTAFPLDVTHQAQIKQSLATTLELDGTPIHFVTVPELGCGIELKLAGQEIVWGLDPYLDQLEQTLAIATR
- a CDS encoding alternate F1F0 ATPase, F1 subunit alpha produces the protein MEPLAQSLQGTYTEALQQIQQTLATFPAQLTFRETGVVESVRPGIARVKGLPNVQADELVYFSRSSAGGEPLLGIAFNLDPDEVGVILLGDSHALQAGDEVYRTERVMDVPVGEVLLGRVLTVLGQPLDGRGALKAVEWKPVEREAAAILDRAPVTVPLQTGLKVVDALIPIGRGQRELIIGDRQTGKTTIAIDTILNQKDQDVICLYCAIGQRSAAIAKVIATLREQGAMDYTIVIVAAGQDPLGLQYITPYGATTMAEYFMEQGRDVLIVYDDLTHHARTYRELSLLLRRPPGREAYPGDIFYLHSRLLERATHLAEALGGGSLTALPIIETQAQNLSAYIPTNLISITDGQIYLSPELFQKSIFPAVDVGKSVSRVGGKTQLAAYQAVSGALRLAYAQFQEVEVFARFGTQLDEQTKQTLQRGKRIREVLKQNQSQLLTAAAQIAILIAVTQGLLDHVALEEISTVEQKLAQAIAQELPDLVERIQYSHPLTEADQTLLLETLQAAIKT
- a CDS encoding F0F1 ATP synthase subunit gamma encodes the protein MHTLESLRNTINSIEDLRAVVRTMKALAMVSIRQYEQARTALQDYNHSLDLGFQALLQHRRFAETDLDQPLPLVSNAQQGKVGLILFGSNHGLCGQFNEQLATYALQACQQRHLTTADYALATVGDRLLPYLQSLNHPHHTTFRLPNSLAGTPRLIQNLLALIDQWYFEAETSPVRQILLIYHQSQSKTLYQPVTRQLLPLDRQWLREMGDRPWQSTAFPLLNGPWAPTFSGVVRQYLFLSLYRAAVESLASENAARLASMQAAEKNIEERLGDLQANYRQQRQNSITEELLDIVSGFEALNPNRTR